The nucleotide sequence AGGAGATCACCGCGTCGAACCTGGTCAAGGTCGACCTCTCCGGCCGGCCCGTCGAGGACACCCCGCACCCCGTCAACCCGGCCGGTTTCGTCATCCACAGCGCCATCCACGCCGCCCGCCCCGACGCCCACTGCGTCTTGCACACCCACACCAAGGCCGGCTGTGCGGTCGCCGCGCAGGAGGACGGTCTGCTCCCGCTCAACCAGATCTCCATGGAGTTCTACGGCAGGGTCGGCTACCACGACTACGAGGGCGTCGCCCTCAACTTCGCCGAACAGCGCCGCCTCATCACCGACCTCGCCGACCACCCCGCGATGATCCTGCGCAACCACGGCCTGCTCACCGTCGGCGAAACCCCCGCCCAAGCCTTCCTGCGCATGTACTACCTCGACAAGGCATGCGAGATACAGACCGCGGCCACGGCCGCCGGCTCCGAGCTCATCACCCCCCACCCCGACATCTGCGAACTCACCGCACGCCAACTGGCCGACGAGGACGACAGCTCCGACCTCCAGGACGACAAGGCGTACGACCTCGCCTGGGCGGCACTGCTCCGGATGGTCGAGCGCATCGCCCCCGACTACAAGGACTGAAGCCTCGGGTTCACGCACAGCTCGTAGAGCTGCTGCCGAAGCCCCTCCGGCGGCAGCGGCGTTGTCGTGTTTCGTCACGTTGCCCGGGCGACCCGCTTCGGTGTTTCGCCGCCGCACGGGGTCGTCGCCGAGGCATCGGGAGCGCCGCGTCAGGCCGAGACCACCGTCAGCCCCTCCGGCGCCGTCACGTTCACCGTTCCGTCCGCCGCCAGTGTGATGTCCAGCCGGGCACCGCCCACCTGGAGCTCCGTCACCGTCAGCGGGGCGTACGCACCGGCGAAGGCGGGGGCCACCGTGACCGTGCCGCCCGGGACGTCCGCCTCCAGGCCGAGTGCCGAGCGCAGCACCTGGACCGAGGAGGCGGCCGCCCACGCCTGGGGGCGGCAGGACGCGGGGTAGGGGGCGGGGTGTGGGCCCGCCGCGGCGCCGTGGCCGGCGAACAGCTCGGGCAGGCGTCCGGCGAACCCCGCCGACGCCGTCAGCAGGCCCGCCGCCAGCGGCGCCGCCGCGTCCGGGAACCCGGCCCTGACCAGGCCGTGCACCGCGATCGCGGTGTCGTGCGGCCAGATGGAACCGATGTGGTAGCCGTACGGGTTGAAGCCCACCGAGTCGCTGCTCAGGGTGCGCAGACCGTGGCCGGAGTCGAGGTCGGGGCCGGTCAGCCGGGCCGCCAGTGCCGCGCTCTCCTCCTGGTTCAGCAGGCCCGTCCCGAGGAGGTGGCCGAAGCCCGAGGTGACCGAGTCCACCGGCCGGCCGTCACGGTCCAGCGCGACCGCCGGGTACGGACCCTGGGCGTCCGCCACCCAGAAGCGCTTCCGGAAGCGGGTGGCGAGCGCCTCCGCCCATTCCTCCCACGCGTCCGCGCCCGGCCGCCCGAAAGCGCGCAGCAGCGCCGCGCCGCCCCGCGCCGCCTCGTACGCGTACGCCTGCACCTCGCACAGCGCGATCGGCGGGTCGGCGAGCCGGCCGTCGCGATGGCGGATGGCGTCACCGGAGTCCTTCCAGCCCTGGTTGGCCAGGCCCCGTCCGGTCCGGTCGACGTACCTGAGGAAGCCGTCGTCGGCCGCTGCCGCCTGGTCGCGGATCCACGCGAGCGCCGACTCGGTGTGCGGCAGCAGCTGTTCCACCTGCTCGGGGGCCAGGCCCCAGCGCCAGGCGTCATGGAGCAGGGTGATCCACAGGGGGGTCGCGTCGACCGTGCCGTAGTACACCGGCGGGACGGCGAACGTGTCGGTGAAGTTCTGGGTGCCGCGCCGCACTTCGTGCAGGATCTTCCCCGGCTGCTCCTCCGTGGCGGGGTCGGCCACGGCCCCCTGGCGGCGGGCGAGTGTGCGCAGGGTACCGGCCGCGAGTTCGGTGCCGAGCGGGAGCAGCATGCGGGCGGCCCACAACGAGTCGCGGCCGAAGAGGGTCAGAAACCACGGAGCTCCGGCGGCCAGGAACTGATCCGGGCTGTTCGCGCCGTCTGGGCGCCCCTCTGGGGACCGGGGGTCCATCAGGCGCAGCCGGTCCGCGTCGGCGACCGACTGGTCCAGCCACTGGTCGAAGCGCCGGTCCGCGCTGCGCAGGGCCGGGCAGCGCCACGGCACGGCGTCCGCCGGGGCGGCCGGGAACTGGTCGCCGTCCGCGTACGCCGCCGTGCAGCGCAGCGTCGCCGTCCATGAAGCGCCGGGGTCCAGTTCCACGTCGTACGACAGCCGGCCCTCCGGCGCCTCCAGGGCGTCCGGCGCGGGCTCGCTGACCAGGCGTACGGTGAACCCGTCGCGGGACCACACCAGACCGCCGCCCTCGGCGCCTTCCGCGCCTTCGGCCCGTGTCGGCACTGGGTCCAGGACGTGGCCCGACTTCACCCGCTCCATCAGGGCGAGGTCCGTGCCGGCCGTGACCGTGAGCCGGAAACCGACCCGCCGGGTGCCCGCGTTGGTGACCTCGAAGCTCTCCTCCAACCGCCCGGAGGCGACGGTGCGGCGGCGGTCCAGGGCGACCGCCGGGTCGGGCGTCACCTCGCCGAGCCCCCGCAGGATCGCCCGGAAGTCCGCCCGGTCGGCCCCCCTGAGCCCGCCGCCGACCGGGGCCAGGTCGATCGACTCCACCGCGACGGTCAGGTGGGACAGCGCCCTGCCGTCGCCGTGGTAGAAGCCATCCGCACCCCCGTGGAGCTGTCCGTCCGCGCGCGAGATCACAAAGCTCGGCGCGTACAGCGTGACGACCGCGTCGTGCAGGAACGGCTGCAAGTTCGCGGCCACCGAAGTGGAGGCCGTGACCGGTTCGTTGGTGTCCTGGGCCTTGACAGTGGTGTCCAAAGGAGTAGAACCTCTCAGCATTAGATCGATCCAAAGACACTAACGGCCTCTTCAGAGCGCTGACAATGCTTTTGGAACGCTCAAATCAATTTCGTAGGACCAGGCTTCAGACCCTCGTACGCCGGAGACCCGTATGCCCCGCTCCACCAGCAGTCCCTCGCCCAAGGGCAGCCCGGTGACCCTCGCCATGGTCGCCCGCCGGGCCGGTGTCTCCCCGCAGACCGTGTCCAACGCGATCAACTCGCCGGAGCTGCTGCGCCCCGAGACCCTGGAGCGGGTCCGCGGGGCGATCGACGAGATGGGCTACCGCCCGAGCCGTGCCGCGCAGACCCTGCGCACCCGCTCCAGCAAGCTGATCGGCTACGGCATCCAGCCCGCTCCGGGCGGCGGCACGGCCCCGGTCATGGACCGTTTTCTGCACGCCCTGTCGCAGGCCGCCGACGAGGCCGGCTACCGGATGCTGCTCTTCGCCTGCCCGCCCGGCGGCCCGAGCCTGGAAGGGTACGAGGAGCTGCTCGGCCGGCACGACGTCGACGGCTTCGTGCTCAGCAACACCGCCCGCCAGGACCCGCGCCAGGCGTGGCTGGCCAAGCGGGGCGTACCGTTCGTCGGTTTCGGCCGGATGTGGTCGGGGCGGCAGATCGGTGATTGGGCCGATGTCGACGGCGCCTCGGGCACGGACGCCGCCGTGGATCACCTGGTCGCCCTCGGGCACCGCAGGATCGCCTTCCTTGGCTGGCCGCGCGGCTCCGGCGTCGGTGACGACCGTGCCGAGGGCTGGCAGCGGGCCATGCGCCGGCACGGGCTCCCGACGCGCGGACGGCGCGCGGAGAGCGCCGGGGACGTCGAGGCGGCCCGGATCGCCGTGAAGCCCTTACTGGACGCGGGTGCCACGGCCGTGGTCGCGGCCAGCGACATGCTGGCGCTCGGCTGCTATCACGCGCTGCGCGAGCGGAACGCCGTCCCGGGCCGGGACGTCGCCGTGGTCGGCTTCGACGACTCGCCGATCGCCGGGATCCTCTCGCCCTCCCTGTCCACGGTCGCCCAGCCGCTGGAGGCGGTCGGCAGGGAGTGCGTACGGCTGCTGCTGGCCCGGATGGCCGACCTGGCCGCGCCACCGGAGCGCGTCCTGCTGGAGCCGTCCCTCGTCATCCGCGACAGCGCCCCGGCGCCCGGTTCCGACACGCCGGCGCCCTGACGCACCGTCGCTCCCTGTCGCCGGCGCCGTGAGGCGCCGCGCCCCGGACATCACCTCTCCTCCACCCCCCTCGAGCCGCACGTACCATCCCGAATCCACGGAGGAATCATGGCCCCCCGCACGGCCACGGCCGCCCTCGTCACCTGCGCGGCGCTCCTGGCCGCCACCGGCTGCTCGTCGAGCTTCGGCGGCGACAAGGAAACGCAGCAGGACACCGGCGCCAAACAGCATCTGAAGGTCCTGATAGCCACCTCGGGCGACGCCGAGACCAAGGCGGTCAAGGAGGCCGCGGCCGCGTACGAGAAGCGGTCCGGCAACAAGGTGACCGTCGAGGCCGCCAAGGACATGAACCAGCAGTTGGCCCAGTCCTTCGCCGGGCACCGGCCGCCGGACGTCTTCTACGTCAACTCCGACCAGTTCGCGAACTACGCCAAGGGCGGTTCCCTCTACCCGTACGGTGACAAGATCAAGGACACGGACGACTTCGCCGAGCCGTTGCGCACCGCCTTCACCTACGACGGGAAGCTGGTGTGCCTGCCCAAGGACACCTCCACCCTCGCCCTCGCCATCAACACCGACCTGTGGAAGAAGGCGGGGCTGACCGAGAAGGACTACCCCACCTCCTGGGACGAGCTGAGGAAGGTCGCCGGGAAACTCACCAGCGACGGGGTCACCGGCCTGGTCACCAGCGACGAGTACCAGCGACTCGGCGTCTTCATGAAGCAGGCGGGCGGATGGATCACCGACGCGAAGCAGACGAAGATGACCGCCGACAGCGCGAAGAACGCCGAGGGGCTCGGCTTTGTGAGGTCGCTGCTGCGGTCCGGCTCGCTGAAGTACGCCAAGCAGGTCGACACCAGTTGGGGCGGCGAGGCCCTCGGCAAGGGCAAGGCCGCCATGACCATCGAGGGCAACTGGCTGACCGGCGGCATGAAGCTCGACTACCCGGATGTGCCGTACAAGGTGGTCCCGCTGCCCGCGGGACCGGCCGGAAAGGCCACGCTGGCCTTCAGCAACTGCTGGGGCGTGGCCGCCGAGAGCGCCCACCGGTCGGCGGCCGTGGACCTGGTGAAGTACCTCAGCTCCGGTGAGCGGCAGCTGAAGTTCGCCGAGGGATTCGGGGTGATGCCCTCGCGCACCAGCGCCCTCGCCGAGTACGCGAAGCAGGAGCCGGACGCCAAGGCCTGGGTCGACGCCAACACCTACGCCCAGGGCCCGGTGACCGTCGCCGGGTTCGACAAGGTGCTCAGCCAGTTCAACACCGAACTCCAGTCGCTGCGCACCACGGACCCGAAGAAGATCCTCGCCGACCTGCAGCGCAACGGCGAACAGACCATGGCGAAGGGCGACTGAGCCGTCATGCCCTTCCGCACCACCCATCGCACGGCGCGCCACCTCCCCCGTGGCGCGTCGTCCGGTCCCCGCCTGGCCCCTGGGGCCGTCGGCGGGGATCCCCGTACGGCCGGCTCGCCGGGCGCACCTGACGCGCCCGGCGGGTCCGGCCCCAAGGCGGCGCCCCGCACCCCGAACACCCCGCCCGCGGGGCGCCGCCGCGGCGAAGGCGCCTGGGGCTGGCTGTTCGTCAGCCCCATGGTGCTGATCCTCGGCCTGTTCCTGGTGCTGCCGATCCTGATGGCCCTGTGGGTCAGCCTGCTGGACTGGGACGGGCAGTCCAACCCGTTCACCGGGCAGGCGAAGTTCGTGGGCCTGGACAACTACCGGGCGCTGCTCACCGAGGACGGCCTCGACCGCACCCTCTTCGCGACCTCGCTGCGCAACAACGTCTACTACGTGGCGCTGACCGTGCCGCTGCAGACCGGGCTCGCGCTGGTGCTCGCGTTGATCGTCAACCAGCGGCTGCTGCGCGCCCGGGGCGCCCTGCGCACCACGTTCTTCTTCCCGTCGGTCACCAGCTCGATCGCGGTCTCCACCGTCTTCCTCTTCCTCTTCCAGGGCAGCGGTGCCGTCAACACGCTGCTGTCCTGGATCGGGGTGAAGGGCCCGAACTGGTTCGCCGACTCGCGCGGGGTGCTCTCGACGCTGCTCGGCGGCCTGGGGATCGTCGACCCCGACCACCCCCCGGGTGTGCTGGCCGACCACTCCTTCATGGGCCTTTCCTGGTACGAGTGGCTGTCCGGTCCGTCCGTCGCGATGTGCACGATCATTCTGCTGGCCGTGTGGACGACCTCCGGCACCTTCATGCTGATCTTCCTCGCGGCCCTCCAGGACATCCCGCGCGAGCTGGAGGAGGCGGCCGCCATCGAGGGCGTGAACCGCCGCCAGATGCTGCGCCACGTCACGCTGCCCGCACTGCGGCCGGTGCTCTTCCTCGTCCTCACCCTGGGGACGATCGCCACCTGGCAGGTCTTCGACCAGGTGTATGTGATGGGCCAGGGCGCCCCGGGTAACACGACGCTGACGCCGGCCTTCCTGTCGTACTCGACGGCCTTCGACGACGCCGACTTCGGGCAGGGCGCGGCCATCGCCTTCATCCTGCTCGCGCTGATCCTGCTCATCACCGCCCTGCAGCGCTGGGCGCTGCGGGAGCGCGGTCCCCGCCCCGGGAGGAATCGATGAACGCCACGGCCACGGCTGCCCCCAAGGCCAGGGCCGCCGCCCCGGCGCGGGGGCGCCCGGTGCTCGGCCGGTTCCCGCTGCCGCTGCGGGTGCTGGGATACGCGCTGGTGGTGGGGGCCGCACTGCTGTACCTGCTGCCGTTCGCGCTCCAGTTGGTGACCGGGTTCAAGACGGACCCGGATGCGGCGGCGCATCCGCTCGGACTGGTGCCCACCACCCCGACGAC is from Streptomyces hygroscopicus and encodes:
- a CDS encoding aldolase — encoded protein: MTEVTLRTDHTAQTTSDEEHRLRRELAAVYRLVAHFRMTDLIFTHISVRLPGPEHHFLINPYGLLFEEITASNLVKVDLSGRPVEDTPHPVNPAGFVIHSAIHAARPDAHCVLHTHTKAGCAVAAQEDGLLPLNQISMEFYGRVGYHDYEGVALNFAEQRRLITDLADHPAMILRNHGLLTVGETPAQAFLRMYYLDKACEIQTAATAAGSELITPHPDICELTARQLADEDDSSDLQDDKAYDLAWAALLRMVERIAPDYKD
- a CDS encoding amylo-alpha-1,6-glucosidase, whose product is MDTTVKAQDTNEPVTASTSVAANLQPFLHDAVVTLYAPSFVISRADGQLHGGADGFYHGDGRALSHLTVAVESIDLAPVGGGLRGADRADFRAILRGLGEVTPDPAVALDRRRTVASGRLEESFEVTNAGTRRVGFRLTVTAGTDLALMERVKSGHVLDPVPTRAEGAEGAEGGGLVWSRDGFTVRLVSEPAPDALEAPEGRLSYDVELDPGASWTATLRCTAAYADGDQFPAAPADAVPWRCPALRSADRRFDQWLDQSVADADRLRLMDPRSPEGRPDGANSPDQFLAAGAPWFLTLFGRDSLWAARMLLPLGTELAAGTLRTLARRQGAVADPATEEQPGKILHEVRRGTQNFTDTFAVPPVYYGTVDATPLWITLLHDAWRWGLAPEQVEQLLPHTESALAWIRDQAAAADDGFLRYVDRTGRGLANQGWKDSGDAIRHRDGRLADPPIALCEVQAYAYEAARGGAALLRAFGRPGADAWEEWAEALATRFRKRFWVADAQGPYPAVALDRDGRPVDSVTSGFGHLLGTGLLNQEESAALAARLTGPDLDSGHGLRTLSSDSVGFNPYGYHIGSIWPHDTAIAVHGLVRAGFPDAAAPLAAGLLTASAGFAGRLPELFAGHGAAAGPHPAPYPASCRPQAWAAASSVQVLRSALGLEADVPGGTVTVAPAFAGAYAPLTVTELQVGGARLDITLAADGTVNVTAPEGLTVVSA
- a CDS encoding transcriptional regulator; protein product: MPRSTSSPSPKGSPVTLAMVARRAGVSPQTVSNAINSPELLRPETLERVRGAIDEMGYRPSRAAQTLRTRSSKLIGYGIQPAPGGGTAPVMDRFLHALSQAADEAGYRMLLFACPPGGPSLEGYEELLGRHDVDGFVLSNTARQDPRQAWLAKRGVPFVGFGRMWSGRQIGDWADVDGASGTDAAVDHLVALGHRRIAFLGWPRGSGVGDDRAEGWQRAMRRHGLPTRGRRAESAGDVEAARIAVKPLLDAGATAVVAASDMLALGCYHALRERNAVPGRDVAVVGFDDSPIAGILSPSLSTVAQPLEAVGRECVRLLLARMADLAAPPERVLLEPSLVIRDSAPAPGSDTPAP
- a CDS encoding sugar ABC transporter substrate-binding protein, with amino-acid sequence MAPRTATAALVTCAALLAATGCSSSFGGDKETQQDTGAKQHLKVLIATSGDAETKAVKEAAAAYEKRSGNKVTVEAAKDMNQQLAQSFAGHRPPDVFYVNSDQFANYAKGGSLYPYGDKIKDTDDFAEPLRTAFTYDGKLVCLPKDTSTLALAINTDLWKKAGLTEKDYPTSWDELRKVAGKLTSDGVTGLVTSDEYQRLGVFMKQAGGWITDAKQTKMTADSAKNAEGLGFVRSLLRSGSLKYAKQVDTSWGGEALGKGKAAMTIEGNWLTGGMKLDYPDVPYKVVPLPAGPAGKATLAFSNCWGVAAESAHRSAAVDLVKYLSSGERQLKFAEGFGVMPSRTSALAEYAKQEPDAKAWVDANTYAQGPVTVAGFDKVLSQFNTELQSLRTTDPKKILADLQRNGEQTMAKGD
- a CDS encoding ABC transporter permease, whose protein sequence is MPFRTTHRTARHLPRGASSGPRLAPGAVGGDPRTAGSPGAPDAPGGSGPKAAPRTPNTPPAGRRRGEGAWGWLFVSPMVLILGLFLVLPILMALWVSLLDWDGQSNPFTGQAKFVGLDNYRALLTEDGLDRTLFATSLRNNVYYVALTVPLQTGLALVLALIVNQRLLRARGALRTTFFFPSVTSSIAVSTVFLFLFQGSGAVNTLLSWIGVKGPNWFADSRGVLSTLLGGLGIVDPDHPPGVLADHSFMGLSWYEWLSGPSVAMCTIILLAVWTTSGTFMLIFLAALQDIPRELEEAAAIEGVNRRQMLRHVTLPALRPVLFLVLTLGTIATWQVFDQVYVMGQGAPGNTTLTPAFLSYSTAFDDADFGQGAAIAFILLALILLITALQRWALRERGPRPGRNR